In Thermoanaerobacterium xylanolyticum LX-11, the genomic window AAACATGGCGGCGTAGCTCAGTTGGCTAGAGCATGCGGTTCATACCCGCAGTGTCGGTGGTTCGACTCCACTCGCCGCTACTAAACCAATAAAATCATGGTTTTAAGGATTTTTAAAAAACATATAGTCAAAACGAATGAGTATAATCACTCACCAAAAAAGGTGGGTGATTTTTTGTGCGCCCGGCATGGGCGATAACTTGGCGCTGAAAGTCCGCTGTGGGCAAGTTCACGGAAACCACTGGCTGAACCGCTTAATACGTAAATACTTAGAATCAGGAGTAATGATAAACGTAATCAAAATAGCAACAGAAGAAGGGACACCACAAGGAGGACCTTTAAGTCTGCTATTAGCAAACATAATGTTAGATGAACTAGACAAAGAACTAGAAAGAAGAGGGCATAAATTCTGTCGATACGCAGATGACTGCAACATATACGTAAAAAGCAGGTCAGCAGGAAACAGAATAATGAAAAGCATAAAGAAATTCATAGAAACCCAATAGACGGAAAAAGAGAGCTTTATTTGGGAAGTTACTGTTTTAGAAACAGATTGTATAATTTTTATATTGTAGATAATTATGTGATTGTGGTATTATATGGATAGAGTGATCGGATATAGCAGGGTGTGGTTGCCACTTTCCCTCGAAGGGAGGTGGTTGCATATGATGAATACATATGAAACATTATCTTTAATGATAATGTTTGGAATGTTCGTCATAGCAATTCTTAGTTTTAACAGAAAAAAATAACCACCCTGCTGCAACCAGAGTGGTTATAGCTTTATAACTTACGTTGGGCGACCGCACTTTGCGGTGCCGATTACTCTTACTTATATTATAACACGATACGAATAAAAGTAAACAGCATTTAAGGGGGAATTTATAATTGGTTTTGAAAAATCAGCTAAAAAATAGGAAACTCGGGTATTATTTTATTTTTGCAGGTGCTTTGATGATTTCTTTTGCAGAAATTATCATAAGATACATCTCAGTTGGAGATTTTACAGAAGGCCTTTTTATAGGTATAGGCATTGGCTTAGAAATATTAGGAGTTATTGCTATTGGAAAGTACTATAATAGCCGAAAAGGTCCGATAAATGAAACAAAACATAAATAAAATATAGCAGTACGGATTTTTCATTTTCGCTTTGCTCAAATCAAAAATCCAAATTTCTAACGCACCCCTGCTTATATTTGCAGAAGTGCTTTTATTTTTTCTGCATGTTTTTTGGGTCTTTGTCTGGAAAGTACTCTTACGAGTACTTTTTTAAATTTGCCTCCCGCTTTTTGGATATATAAATTTCAATTCCCATTTTTAAAAAATTACATATTAATAGACACATTTTTGTTACAAAATTTACATATTTTTAATATATTTGCAAATGGAATTTTGATATGGTATAATTTAATTAATTTAATAATATGCTATAACGCTGAATTCGTATGAAGCGGGGAAACCAATTTTGGGGTGAATCCATTTGTGTGGAGGGGTTATCTTTCGACCCTAACCCGTCAGCTAACCTCGTAAGCGTTGAAAGAGGAGGAAATAGCATGAATATATTCGGTACAACTACCTTCTATTAGTTGCCGGGTTTCAGCTATAGATTTTCTCTATGGCTTTTTTAATACCCTAAAATAGAAGGAGGTTTTTAAATGAGATTACCTATTTTTTCTGTCATTGGTGCTGGCAACGGCGGTCAGGCGATGGCGGCACATCTTTCGTTGATGGGTTTTATAGTCAATTTGTACAACAGATCTCGTGAGAAATTAGTTCCTATTTTAAATAATGGTGGTATTCATCTTGAAGGCGTTGTAGATGGATTTGCAAAGCTTAATATGGTCACTGACGATATGGAAGACGCTATAAAAGATGCAGACATAATCATGGTGACTGTTCCTGCGTCTGGACACAGTGACATAGCTTATGAAATGTTACCACACTTAAGAAATGATCAGATAATAGTTTTGAATCCGGGAAGAACTTTTGGCGCTATAGAGTTTTATAACATTGTTAAAATTAGAGACGATATAAATGTGGTAGTAGCAGAGACTGATACGTTTATATATGCTTGCAGATCGAATAATGGCGTTTCAAAGATTTTCAGGATAAAAGATGTGGTCTCACTGGCATCTATACCGGCTTGGAAGGCTGATTATGTTGTTGATTTGTTGAGATTAGCTTATTCGCAGATAGTACCTGCTGAAAATGTTTTAGAGACTAGTTTAAATAATATAGGTTCTATCTTTCATCCAGCGCCTACACTTTTGAACTCTGCAAGAATAGAGACTACAGAAGGTGATTTTCAATATTATTTGGAAGGCATATCACCGTCGGTGGCTAAAATATTGGAGAGAATGGACAGGGAGAGAATAGCAGTTGCCCACGCTTTAGGTGTCAATGCTGTTACAGCGCTTGATTGGCTTAAAGATGCATACGGCGTTATTGCAGACAATCTGTATGATGCGATTCAAAAGACAGATGCTTATAGAGGCTTGCTTGCACCAAAAAATCTTGATTGCAGGTACATTTTTGAAGATGTGCCAATGGGTTTGGTGCCTATTTCATCGATTGGCAAACAATTAGGCATTCCTACTTATACTATAGATTCTATAATTCATTTGGCATCATGCATGCATGAAGTGAACTATTGGAAAATCGGGCGCACAGCAGGAAAATTAGGATTGGAAGGAAAAAGCGCAGCGGAGATAAAGGTAATGATAGAGGGGTTAAAGGAGGAGATCACTGTCGCATGAAAAAATATATTATTGCAGCTTCTATAGAAAATGATGTCCATGTTGCGGGAGCATATAGATTTTTGAAGATTGCAGAGCAGGAAGGGTATAAAGTGGATTTTTTAGGTCCTGCTACATCTATTGATAAGTTGGTAGATACAGTGCGTTTAAAGAAACCTGATATAGTAGGTGTAAGTTATAGACTGACTCCAGAAACACTGAAAACCATATTGAATGAGCTTAAAGATAAAATACGAAAATATGGTTTGAGCAATATTAGATGGATATTTGGAGGCACAGAGCCCAATTGCTTAGTTGCAAAAGAGTCAGGAATATTTGAGGAAATTTTTGATGGAACTTTTGGCGATGAGTACACAATTTCATACCTAAGAGGAAAGAAAGCTTCATATAGTGAAAAAGAATATGGTAGAGATGTGATTGAAAGGATTGAGAAAAGCTATCCGTATCCTATAATAAGGCATCACTTTGGATTGCCTTCGTATGATGATACACTTGAAGGTGTAAGGAGGATTGCGGAAGAAAAAATTCTCGATGTGATATCAATAGCGCCTGACCAAAATACACAAGAGCATTTTTTTGACAAAAAATATAAAGCATCACTTGATGGGGCAGGTGGCGTGCCTATAAGGACTGAAGAAGAATTCAAAAAACTTTACGATGAGTCAAGGCGTGGAAATTATCCGCTGCTTAGATGTTACAGTGGGACGAATGATGTCTTTAAAATGGCTCAAATGCTTAAAAACACAATAAACAATGCATGGGCAGCTATACCCCTTTGCTGGTACAATGTACTAGATGGCAGGGGGCCAAGAGAAGTAGAAGAATCCATTAGAGAGAACCAGATGCTGATGAAGTGGCATGCTGACAGAAATATACCTGTTGAGGTAAATGAAGCACACCATTGGGGGCTTAGAGATGCACATGATGCCATATATGTGGCGGCAAGCTACATTGCAGCATACAATGCAAAGAAGATGGGTGTAAAAAACTATATAGCTCAGTTTATGTTCAATGTGCCGCCAGCTACATCGCCCAAAATGGATCTTGCAAAAATGCTGGCATCTATAGAGCTTGTGGAGAGTTTGCAGGATGATAACTTTAGAGTATATAGACAGGCAAGGGCAGGGCTTGCAAGTATGCCGCAGGATCTTTTTGAAGCAAAAGGGCAGCTTGCTTCAAGTGCATATCTTTCAATGGCTATAAAACCTCACATATATCATGTTGTAGGTTTTTGTGAAGCACATCATGCAGCAACGCCAGATGATATAATAGAAAGTGTGAAAATCACAAAAGCCGTGATAAACAACACTTTGCGTGGTATGGCGGATTTCACTAAAGATCTTGATATTTTAAAGAGGAAAGAGGAACTAATAAATGATGCGATGGTAATAATCAATGCCATAAATGATCTTAATACACTATGCAGTGATCCGCTGTCAGATCCACATATACTATCATTGGCGATAAAATTGGGCATTTTAGACGCACCGCATTTAAAAGGAAATAAAAGCGCAAGTGGTTTGCTGACTACAAAGGTTATAAATGGTGCATGCTATGCCTATGACTATGAAAACAATAGGATTATTAAAGAAGAAGAAAGAATATATAACATAATTCAAAATTACCAAAAACTCATAATCGTAGCTTAAAAAATAGTTATTATCGGGTGTATACACAAAATATACATCCGATTTTTTATGTTTTCTATATAAATTTTTTTTGTGAAAAACATATTATAAGGAGAGGCAAATACAATAGGAGGTGATGAATAATTGTTAATAGTTGTAGATCCTGGCCATGGTGGTTCTGACAGTGGCGCTATAGGATATGGCTATTTTGAAAAAGATATAAACTTAAGCGTATCTCTTAAATTGAGGAACGTCTTAGAAGCAAACAATGTAGATGTAATTTTGACAAGAGATAAAGATGTAACATTGGGGCTTAGCGAAAGGTGCGATATTGCCAATAAAAACAATGCAGATTACTTTGTTTCAATTCACTGTAACAGCTTTAAAGATTCTTCTGCGAAGGGGACAGAAACTTATTCATATCCTGGAAGCACTTCTGGAGCAAAATTGGCAAAAAGCGTGCAGCAAGCTATTGTGACAAATTTAAAAACAGCGGATAGAGGTGTAAAAACAGCTAACTTCTATGTATTACATTATACAAATATGCCATCAATATTAGTTGAATTAGGATTTATAACAAATAAGGATGATTTAGAGCTTCTTTTGAATAAACAAAATCTATATGCTGCATCTATTTCAAATGGAATATTAAATACTATAGGTTTAAAGCAGACAAATGATTCCAATGATATAGAAAAACTTCATCAAATGGGCATAATCTCTGATTATTACGATCCTGAAAGTTATGTAAAGTGGAAAGATATTGCAGGTGCATTATTAAAAATTATAGGGGGTTAAAGGAAATGAAAGACCTAATCATGACTATATTGACAGCAGGGCTGCAATTGGTGATACTTGCTACATTAGGCTATGTCATAAATTATTTGTATTCAAAGATAGGCACTGAAAAGACAAAAAGGTATTTCGATATAGCGAAAATGATTGTAAGAGGAGTAGAGCAGGAATTTGGTGTGGGAAATGGAGCTGATAAAAAAGCAGAAGCGGTAAACCTAATAAAGAAAATAGTGGGAAACAAGCTGACGGATGAAGAAATAGACAAATTAATTGAAGCCGCTGTATTTGAAATGAACTACGTATTAAATCTAAAAGGACTTAGCACCACAAGCAAAAAAGTTTAAAAAAAGAAGAAATGACTGTTGCAAGGCTACATAAAATAGCTTGCAACAGTCATTTCTTTACGCTTGTGTGATGACACTGTCGTTTTTTACTTTCGATTTTTCGCCTTCTGGCTTTGTAAGTTTAATTTTAGGGAGAACTAAATTTAGGATTATGCCTGCTAATGTTGCAGGACCGACGCCTTCAAACACGAAATTTCCTGATCCTATTTTGATGCCGCCAACACCGAGAGTTAAGATTACTGATGCTATTATCAAATTTCGACTGTCAGAAAAATCAACCTTATTTTCTACTAATGTTCTGATACCTGCGGCTGCAATCATTCCAAATAGGATTATGGTGACACCACCCATTACTGCTTGTGGTATAACCTGTATAAGTGCTCCTATCTTTTGAATAAAGCTTAAAAGTATCGCTATGACAGCGGCACCTTCTATGACTCTTGAGCTGTATACTTTTGTCATGGCTAAAACACCTATATTTTCACCATACGTCGTGCTTGGTGGACCACCAAACAGTGCAGCTATTGACGTTGCTAGGCCGTTTCCCAGCATCACTCTATGAAAACCTGGATCTTTTATTAAATCTTTATCGACTATATTTCCTATTACAAGAACGTGACCTAAATCTTCGATTATTGCAACTAATGCTAAAGGTGCAATCAATGTCACAGCACCCCATGCAAGCACAGGTGAATGACCAATAAGGAATGAAAATTTCGGTATAGCAATCCACGATGCTTTAGCGACGGGAGAAAAATCTACAAGACCTCTGAATATGGCGAAGATATAACCTCCGATAGTGCCTAATAGAATTGGTATAACTTTCATGAATCCTTTTCCAAACATGCTGAATATTATTACGAGAGCGGCTGTAACTAAAGCCGTAGGCAAATCTTTTTGTGCTTCTTGTATCGCTGTAGGTGCTAAGCTTAAGCCAATGATCATTACGACAGGACCCACTACTACAGATGGAAGAATCTTTTCAATCCAGTCTATGCCGGTTAAGCTTATTAGTATGAAAACTGCCACGTACACAAGTCCCGCGGCTATCATACCTGTGAAAGCTCCTCTTACGCCGTAAGCTTTGGTTGCTGCGATTATAGGAGCGATAAATGCAAATGATGAACCTAAGTATGCAGGTACTTTTCCTTTTGTCATTAGGTGAAATATTAATGTGCCAAGTCCTGATGTAAACAATGTTACGGCAGGGTCTAATCCTGTCAAAAGCGGTACAAGTATTGTTGCACCAAACATTGCAAATACATGCTGAAAGGACAGCGGAACAGCTTCGTTGATAGGCGGTACATCTTGTATACCGTAAAATTTGTTCTTCATGACGATTCCTCCTTTAATTTTTGGCATAAAAAAACCCTCTCAAGGAGGATAAACATATAGATATGCAGAAATATCGTTCCTCCTTTTTAGCCTCACTGGACTAATTTTAAAGGGTCTTATTAAACTACACAAATTATAACATATAAAAATAAGATTGTCTACATGATATTTTAAAGATAATTGATATTGCAATTTGTGCTGTTAAAACAAAAGCGTATTAAATGCCAAGGCTTACAAAAATCTTTTTTATTGAAATGGTTTGCAAAAAGTTTTATAATAAAAGTGTAGAGATTTCTTTTGGGATGTGGATATTTAATGATAGTTAAATTAAAAAATAGAAAGTTACTATATTTATTTTTTTTAAATATCCAATTAGATATTTGGAGGAGAATAACATGATTAAAAATCAGTGGTATGCAGTTTTAGACTCTAAAGAGCTAAAGAAAAATAAACCTATAGGTGTAACAAGATTTTCTCAAAAATTAGTGTTTTGGAGAGATGAGTTAGATAATATAAGTTGCATTTTTGATAAGTGTTGTCATAGAGGAGCTAGTTTAGCTCTTGGGAAAGTTGCAAATAATCATATACAATGTCCTTTCCATGGTTTTAAATATGACTCATCTGGAAAAGTTACTAGTATACCTGCAAATGGGAAAGACAGGCCAGTACTTAGTAATTTTAAAGTGAATTCTTATATAGCTAAAGAAGCCTATGGTTTTATATGGGTTTGGTATGGTGAGCCAAGAGAAAATTTGCCTAAAATAAAATTTTTTGAGGAATTAAAAGAAGGTTTTTCTTATGGTGGTTTTTCAGAAATTTGGAGAGTCCATTATACAAGGGCTATAGAAAATCAATTAGATGTAGTTCATTTACCTTTTGTTCACAATACAACTATTGGCAGAGGTAATAAAACTCTTGTCAATGGTCCTGTGGTAAAGTGGAATGAGGATTTAATGACATTTTATGTTAAAAATGAAGAGGATAATGGACAAACACCTCAAAAGCCCAATGAAATAGAAAACTATGAAAAACTTTTTAGTTTGCAGCTTCAAATGCCTAATCTGTGGCAAAATATAATATCTGATAAAGTTAGAATTGTAGCAGCTTTTGCACCGATAGATGAAGAAAATACTAAAATATATTTAAGATTTTATCAGAGTTTTATGAAACTGCCGGTTTTGAAACAAATTATAAACAATCTTAGTAGTATACCTAATAAAATTATTTTACATCAAGATAGAAGAGTTGTTTTAACCCAGCTACCAAAAAAAAGTGAACTTAAAATGGATGAGAATTTAATCCCTGGTGATTTGCCAATAATTGAGTTTAGAAGAAAAAGAGAAGAACTAAAAAAACAAGAAATAGAAAAAGAATCATAACGAAGGCTTGAAAGAAGTCTCCCATCCTTTATAAGTGGGAGATGAAACCTTATTTATATTTATTAATGAATCAAACTTTATAAATTTGAAATATTCAAGACTTGAAAGCGCATCAAAAATATACGAAGTTATGAATGATATTTCATCTAAGTTTGTTGATACCAAATAATGGATAAAGAGGCTTAATCAAGCCTCTTTCTAAATCTTAGTACAGCGATTAAAAATAACGCAAATCCAATAGATGTCATAATTATGATTTGGTTTAATAATATGTTTGTGTTGACTCCTTTTATTATTATTCCCCTCAATATGTCCAGGAAATATGTGAGTGGAATTACATCACTTATTGCTCTTATGACGGAAGGTATTTGCTCTCTTGAAAATATGAAACCTGATAAAATTATTGTGGGCAACAGCAACATAAAAGCTCCTTGCATTGCATGTGTCTGAGTCTTTGCTGCTGTCGATATAAGCATACCTATAGCGAGAGCACAAATTATGAAGTCAAAACCTAAAAGGAGCAGTAAAATAATGCTGCCATTTACAGGGATGCGGAACCAATAAATGCTTAAGGCAAAAACCATCATAAAATCTGTATATCCTATTTTTACCATCAGATTAGACAAATCGTAAGTTGCTTGAGATTGTTCTACCTTGAGATTTGCAATGTCTGTTTGTTCCTTAGGTCCGTTTTTGATTTGATTATAATTTAGTTTTGCCATATCAAGAGCTGCTTTTGCTTCTTTTGCTTGTTATTCATATTGGTTGACATCAAGCAAAGCTATCTTGTCTCCCTTTTTAACTTGTTCACCTGTACTAACGTATAAATCTAAGATACGTTTAGAAATTTCTGATTGAACGTTTACTGCTGTTGCTTCAATTGTCCCAGAATATTTATTTTCATTTAAAGCTGTATTCGACAAAGTGCATTAAGCTTATAAGCAAACCAGAGTAATGTGTATGATAATCATTTTTTATGAAATACTAATTTTAGCAAAATTTAATATTGTTTTATTTGAACGAGGAGGGTTAAATATTTATGACTGTCGAAATGAAATCTATGGATGGAAATACTGCTGCAGCGTACGCATCATACGCTTTTACAGAGGTTGCCGCTATATATCCCATCACTCCATCATCTCCAATGGCGGAGAGTGTAGATGAATGGGCTGCACATGGCAAAAAAAATATCTTTGGAGATACTGTCAAAGTGGTAGAGATGCAATCAGAAGCGGGTGCTGCAGGTGCAGTACATGGATCGCTGCAAGGAGGTGCACTGACGACTACATACACAGCATCACAGGGACTTCTCCTTATGATACCAAATATGTACAAAATTGCAGGAGAGCTTTTGCCTGGTGTTTTTCACGTAAGTGCCCGAGCAGTTGCCGCACACGCTCTATCAATTTTTGGAGACCATCAGGATGTGATGGCATGTAGGCAAACAGGTTTTGCTCTTCTTGCATCAAACAGCGTTCAAGAAGTGATGGACTTAGGGTGTATTGCACATCTTAGCGCAATTAAGTCGAGAGTGCCATTTTTGCACTTCTTTGACGGTTTTAGGACATCCCACGAAATAAAAAAGATTGAAGTGATTGATTACGAGGATCTAAAGAAACTTGTAGATTACAATGCAGTAAATGAATTCAGAAATAGAGCGTTAAACTCAGAACATCCTGTGATAAGAGGAACTGCTCAGAATCCCGATATATACTTTCAAGGAAGGGAAGCATCAAATAAGTTTTATGAAAAGGTACCAGATATAGTTGCGGAGTACATGGAAAAAATAAAAGAGCTGACAGGTAGAGAGTATCATTTGTTTGATTACTACGGTGCAAAAGATGCTGAATACGTAATAGTAGCGATGGGCTCTGTATGTGAGACAATTGAGGAAACGATTGATTATCTTTTGGGGTTAGGCGAGAAAGTTGGTCTTGTAAAAGTTAGGTTTTACAGGCCATTCTCAGAAAAACACTTTTTAAATGTTATTCCAAGCACAGTCAAAAGAATAGCAGTGTTAGACAGGACAAAAGAGCCTGGTTCTATCGGTGAGCCTTTATATCTTGATGTGGTAAAAGCATTTTTTGATAAACAAGATAAGCCTCTCATCGTAGGAGGCAGATACGGTTTAGGTTCAAAAGATACGACGCCGTCGCAAATCATAGCAGTGTATGAAAACCTTAAAAAATACAATCCGGTAGATAGGTTTACAATAGGTATAAAAGATGATGTGACTATGACATCTTTAGATACAGGTAGATTAATAGAGACTGTGCCGCAGGGAACTGTAAGCTGCAAATTTTATGGCTTGGGCTCAGATGGAACTGTTGGCGCAAATAAATCTGCCATAAAGATAATAGGTAATAATACAAATCTTTATGTGCAAGGTTATTTTCAGTATGACAGCAAAAAATCTGGAGGAACTACCATATCCCATTTGAGATTTGGCCAAAAACCTATAAAATCCAGCTATCTTGTGTATCATGCCGATTATATAGCATGCCATAACAAGTCTTTTATTTACAACTACGACATTTTAAAAGGACTAAAAAACGGTGGAACCTTTGTCTTAAACTGCCCTTGGAGTGAATCAGAACTTGACGAAAAACTTCCAGCATCTATGAGAAGGTACATTGCAAGAAATAAGATAAATTTCTATACAATTGACGCCATATCTATTGCAAGAGAAGTAGGCTTAGGCGGTAGGATAAACATGATAATGCAGACTGTGTTTTTTAGGCTTATCAATATAATACCATTTGAAGATGCCATTAGGTACTTAAAAGAATCTAT contains:
- a CDS encoding N-acetylmuramoyl-L-alanine amidase family protein, producing MLIVVDPGHGGSDSGAIGYGYFEKDINLSVSLKLRNVLEANNVDVILTRDKDVTLGLSERCDIANKNNADYFVSIHCNSFKDSSAKGTETYSYPGSTSGAKLAKSVQQAIVTNLKTADRGVKTANFYVLHYTNMPSILVELGFITNKDDLELLLNKQNLYAASISNGILNTIGLKQTNDSNDIEKLHQMGIISDYYDPESYVKWKDIAGALLKIIGG
- a CDS encoding uracil-xanthine permease family protein, giving the protein MKNKFYGIQDVPPINEAVPLSFQHVFAMFGATILVPLLTGLDPAVTLFTSGLGTLIFHLMTKGKVPAYLGSSFAFIAPIIAATKAYGVRGAFTGMIAAGLVYVAVFILISLTGIDWIEKILPSVVVGPVVMIIGLSLAPTAIQEAQKDLPTALVTAALVIIFSMFGKGFMKVIPILLGTIGGYIFAIFRGLVDFSPVAKASWIAIPKFSFLIGHSPVLAWGAVTLIAPLALVAIIEDLGHVLVIGNIVDKDLIKDPGFHRVMLGNGLATSIAALFGGPPSTTYGENIGVLAMTKVYSSRVIEGAAVIAILLSFIQKIGALIQVIPQAVMGGVTIILFGMIAAAGIRTLVENKVDFSDSRNLIIASVILTLGVGGIKIGSGNFVFEGVGPATLAGIILNLVLPKIKLTKPEGEKSKVKNDSVITQA
- a CDS encoding putative holin-like toxin → MNTYETLSLMIMFGMFVIAILSFNRKK
- a CDS encoding phage holin translates to MKDLIMTILTAGLQLVILATLGYVINYLYSKIGTEKTKRYFDIAKMIVRGVEQEFGVGNGADKKAEAVNLIKKIVGNKLTDEEIDKLIEAAVFEMNYVLNLKGLSTTSKKV
- a CDS encoding aromatic ring-hydroxylating oxygenase subunit alpha; its protein translation is MIKNQWYAVLDSKELKKNKPIGVTRFSQKLVFWRDELDNISCIFDKCCHRGASLALGKVANNHIQCPFHGFKYDSSGKVTSIPANGKDRPVLSNFKVNSYIAKEAYGFIWVWYGEPRENLPKIKFFEELKEGFSYGGFSEIWRVHYTRAIENQLDVVHLPFVHNTTIGRGNKTLVNGPVVKWNEDLMTFYVKNEEDNGQTPQKPNEIENYEKLFSLQLQMPNLWQNIISDKVRIVAAFAPIDEENTKIYLRFYQSFMKLPVLKQIINNLSSIPNKIILHQDRRVVLTQLPKKSELKMDENLIPGDLPIIEFRRKREELKKQEIEKES
- a CDS encoding ABC transporter permease, whose translation is MAKLNYNQIKNGPKEQTDIANLKVEQSQATYDLSNLMVKIGYTDFMMVFALSIYWFRIPVNGSIILLLLLGFDFIICALAIGMLISTAAKTQTHAMQGAFMLLLPTIILSGFIFSREQIPSVIRAISDVIPLTYFLDILRGIIIKGVNTNILLNQIIIMTSIGFALFLIAVLRFRKRLD
- a CDS encoding NAD/NADP-dependent octopine/nopaline dehydrogenase family protein, coding for MRLPIFSVIGAGNGGQAMAAHLSLMGFIVNLYNRSREKLVPILNNGGIHLEGVVDGFAKLNMVTDDMEDAIKDADIIMVTVPASGHSDIAYEMLPHLRNDQIIVLNPGRTFGAIEFYNIVKIRDDINVVVAETDTFIYACRSNNGVSKIFRIKDVVSLASIPAWKADYVVDLLRLAYSQIVPAENVLETSLNNIGSIFHPAPTLLNSARIETTEGDFQYYLEGISPSVAKILERMDRERIAVAHALGVNAVTALDWLKDAYGVIADNLYDAIQKTDAYRGLLAPKNLDCRYIFEDVPMGLVPISSIGKQLGIPTYTIDSIIHLASCMHEVNYWKIGRTAGKLGLEGKSAAEIKVMIEGLKEEITVA
- a CDS encoding biotin/lipoyl-binding protein gives rise to the protein MSNTALNENKYSGTIEATAVNVQSEISKRILDLYVSTGEQVKKGDKIALLDVNQYE
- a CDS encoding cobalamin B12-binding domain-containing protein, with translation MKKYIIAASIENDVHVAGAYRFLKIAEQEGYKVDFLGPATSIDKLVDTVRLKKPDIVGVSYRLTPETLKTILNELKDKIRKYGLSNIRWIFGGTEPNCLVAKESGIFEEIFDGTFGDEYTISYLRGKKASYSEKEYGRDVIERIEKSYPYPIIRHHFGLPSYDDTLEGVRRIAEEKILDVISIAPDQNTQEHFFDKKYKASLDGAGGVPIRTEEEFKKLYDESRRGNYPLLRCYSGTNDVFKMAQMLKNTINNAWAAIPLCWYNVLDGRGPREVEESIRENQMLMKWHADRNIPVEVNEAHHWGLRDAHDAIYVAASYIAAYNAKKMGVKNYIAQFMFNVPPATSPKMDLAKMLASIELVESLQDDNFRVYRQARAGLASMPQDLFEAKGQLASSAYLSMAIKPHIYHVVGFCEAHHAATPDDIIESVKITKAVINNTLRGMADFTKDLDILKRKEELINDAMVIINAINDLNTLCSDPLSDPHILSLAIKLGILDAPHLKGNKSASGLLTTKVINGACYAYDYENNRIIKEEERIYNIIQNYQKLIIVA